In one Rhodothermus sp. genomic region, the following are encoded:
- a CDS encoding response regulator transcription factor: MAESTPHYHMLIVEDDTDVAQALQDFFESQGYRVTHAPAGNQALELLTNAHRFDIVLLDVMLPDRSGFEVLQEMRQRGLETPVLVLTGRGEREQVLQGFGLGADDYIVKPFDPDEVAARVRAILQRTQPPDRAPMQIYRIGDIEINFSTHEAYRGTERINFTAMELNVLRYLIHHRGEVVTREQLLRDVWHIAGDVETRTIDRHIASIRKKIEPDLRQPRYIETVYGKGYRLRTEN; this comes from the coding sequence ATGGCCGAATCGACACCGCATTATCACATGCTGATTGTCGAGGACGACACCGACGTGGCGCAGGCGCTTCAGGACTTTTTCGAATCACAAGGCTACCGGGTCACCCACGCGCCCGCTGGAAATCAGGCACTTGAACTGCTCACCAATGCCCATCGCTTTGACATCGTGCTGCTCGACGTGATGCTGCCTGACAGGAGCGGGTTTGAAGTGCTACAGGAAATGCGTCAGCGTGGACTGGAAACGCCTGTACTGGTACTTACCGGACGCGGCGAGCGCGAGCAGGTCTTACAGGGCTTCGGTCTGGGGGCCGACGACTATATTGTCAAACCGTTTGACCCCGACGAAGTGGCTGCTCGGGTGCGCGCTATTCTGCAACGCACCCAACCGCCCGACCGCGCCCCCATGCAGATCTATCGCATTGGCGACATAGAAATCAACTTCAGTACACATGAAGCCTATCGAGGCACCGAGCGCATCAACTTTACGGCCATGGAACTCAACGTGCTTCGCTACCTGATCCATCATCGGGGAGAGGTGGTTACTCGCGAGCAGCTCTTGCGCGACGTCTGGCATATCGCAGGCGATGTCGAAACGCGGACCATCGACCGCCACATTGCTTCGATCCGCAAAAAGATTGAACCTGATCTGCGCCAGCCTCGCTATATCGAAACCGTCTATGGGAAAGGATACCGACTCAGGACCGAAAATTAA